One region of Flavobacterium sp. GSB-24 genomic DNA includes:
- a CDS encoding tyrosine-protein kinase family protein, translating into MQKRDYYNDFIDDEIEDDNFREQLEKYLVHWHWFLFSIIIGLVGAFTYLCYATRTYEAHTTVLVKDEKKGGILSELSAFSDIGLGGSMKSNVDNEIEILKSRSLIEKTIKKLNLNISLFAERNIVDQDIYQDAPISVNFINRTELFDDTKIILKCNLLSSGTFLLKNEIENEANVNFILTSKKEFKYGEKIPTKIGTLIIDKAQLSDNNKTDQFESISIQIKPFDEVAEDFKKRLKIDPISKTSSIVEVSITDPVANRAEAFLDNLIKIYTEDAAEDKNLISENTSEFISNRLSLITKELDGVEQNVEGFKKTNRLTDINSEAKLFIEGSNEYDKKGVETEIQLNVISSLLGFMKNSTNSDLLPSNIITDKGDAGGLISAYNQLVLDRNRILKSATTDNPSVIKLDQQINSLKSSVTASLNRIQSNLEIQNKNIRNQEGILNNKIAKIPVQERQLRGIARQQKVKEELYLYLLQKREETAISLAATEPNARVIDSAKAEQTPVNPKKKIIYLAVVLLGLLVPFVIIYANDLLDTKIKNSNDLEGKTQIPFIGEIPSCNDISELIKSNSRSSSAEALRIVRTNLGFMLNKVEEGKAKTIFVTSTFASEGKTFVSTNLAASFALLEKRVLLVGMDIRSPRLNEYMDLPVEGLTNYLSSNDHNVDQYIVKHTGYENFYILPAGVVPPNPAELLMDNKKVDQLFEKLKKEYDYIIVDTAPSSLVTDTLLVAKNADTFVYIMRARFLEKRMISIANGFFRDKKLPNMCIVLNDTNPQQKYGYGYVEKSSKAGCFKKLIG; encoded by the coding sequence ATGCAAAAAAGAGATTATTACAACGATTTTATCGATGATGAAATTGAAGATGACAACTTTAGAGAACAGTTGGAAAAATACTTAGTTCATTGGCATTGGTTTTTATTTAGCATTATTATTGGTTTAGTTGGAGCTTTTACATATTTATGTTATGCAACAAGAACATATGAAGCGCACACAACCGTATTGGTTAAAGATGAGAAAAAAGGAGGCATACTTTCAGAATTATCAGCCTTTTCAGATATCGGCCTTGGTGGAAGCATGAAAAGTAATGTAGATAATGAAATTGAAATTTTAAAATCAAGAAGCCTAATAGAAAAGACAATTAAAAAATTAAATCTTAATATTTCATTATTTGCTGAAAGAAATATAGTAGACCAAGATATCTATCAAGATGCGCCAATAAGTGTCAATTTTATAAATAGAACAGAATTATTTGATGACACTAAAATTATACTAAAATGTAATTTGTTAAGTTCTGGAACTTTTTTATTGAAGAATGAAATAGAAAATGAAGCAAATGTCAATTTTATTTTAACATCTAAAAAAGAGTTTAAATACGGAGAAAAAATACCAACAAAGATTGGTACTTTAATTATTGATAAAGCACAATTGTCTGACAACAACAAAACTGATCAATTTGAATCTATTTCTATTCAAATCAAACCATTCGATGAGGTTGCAGAAGATTTTAAAAAAAGACTCAAAATTGATCCTATAAGTAAAACAAGTAGTATTGTAGAGGTTTCAATTACAGATCCGGTGGCAAATAGGGCAGAAGCATTTTTAGATAATTTGATTAAGATTTATACTGAAGATGCTGCTGAGGATAAAAATCTAATATCAGAAAACACCTCTGAGTTTATTTCAAACAGACTTTCTTTGATAACAAAAGAACTTGATGGTGTAGAACAAAACGTAGAAGGATTTAAAAAAACGAATAGATTAACAGATATAAATTCTGAAGCTAAGCTATTTATCGAAGGATCAAATGAATATGATAAAAAGGGAGTAGAAACTGAAATTCAACTAAATGTCATTTCTTCATTGTTAGGTTTTATGAAAAACAGTACTAATTCAGACTTACTTCCTTCGAATATTATTACTGATAAAGGAGATGCAGGAGGTTTAATTAGCGCCTACAATCAACTGGTATTAGACAGAAACAGGATTTTAAAATCGGCAACAACTGACAACCCGTCTGTAATTAAATTAGACCAGCAAATTAATTCTTTGAAATCAAGTGTTACGGCTAGTTTAAATCGAATCCAGTCCAATCTCGAGATTCAAAATAAAAACATTAGAAATCAAGAAGGAATTTTAAACAATAAAATTGCTAAAATTCCAGTTCAGGAACGTCAATTAAGAGGGATAGCAAGACAGCAGAAAGTAAAGGAAGAATTATATTTATACTTACTTCAAAAAAGAGAGGAAACAGCAATTTCACTTGCGGCAACAGAGCCTAATGCAAGAGTAATTGATAGCGCAAAAGCGGAACAGACACCAGTTAACCCGAAGAAAAAAATTATCTATTTAGCGGTAGTCTTATTAGGGTTGCTAGTTCCATTTGTGATTATTTATGCGAATGACTTATTAGATACCAAAATCAAAAACAGCAATGATTTGGAAGGAAAAACACAAATTCCATTTATTGGCGAAATACCTTCTTGCAATGATATTTCTGAATTAATTAAATCCAATAGCAGAAGCAGCTCTGCAGAAGCTCTTCGGATTGTCAGAACCAATCTTGGATTTATGTTGAATAAGGTAGAAGAAGGTAAGGCTAAAACGATATTTGTAACTTCAACCTTTGCTTCTGAGGGAAAAACATTTGTTTCAACGAATTTAGCAGCAAGTTTTGCATTACTGGAAAAAAGAGTTTTACTTGTGGGAATGGATATTAGAAGTCCACGTCTCAATGAATATATGGATCTTCCTGTCGAAGGGCTAACGAATTATTTATCATCAAATGATCATAATGTTGACCAATATATTGTAAAACATACTGGGTATGAAAATTTTTATATACTGCCGGCAGGTGTAGTTCCTCCAAATCCAGCTGAATTATTAATGGATAATAAAAAAGTAGATCAATTATTCGAAAAACTAAAAAAAGAATACGATTATATTATTGTTGACACTGCTCCATCCAGTCTTGTAACAGACACTTTACTGGTTGCGAAAAACGCTGATACTTTTGTGTATATTATGCGAGCCAGATTTTTAGAAAAAAGAATGATATCAATTGCAAACGGATTTTTTAGAGACAAAAAACTTCCAAATATGTGTATTGTTCTTAATGATACAAATCCGCAACAAAAATACGGTTATGGATATGTTGAAAAAAGTTCGAAAGCAGGATGTTTCAAGAAACTTATCGGCTAA
- a CDS encoding fumarylacetoacetate hydrolase family protein — protein sequence MKIICVGRNYANHIEELKNERPTEPVVFMKPDSAVLLKQHPFVIPEFSEDVHHELEIIVKINKVGKYIEPKFAHKYYDEISVGIDFTARDLQSKLKEKGLPWEKAKAFDGSAVIGDFLPKTNFVSMENLNFELKKNAETVQKGNSNMMLWKIDELVSYVSQFFTLKIGDIIFTGTPEGVATVKPNDVLEGFLEDKKLFRIQVK from the coding sequence ATGAAAATTATCTGTGTCGGCAGGAATTATGCCAATCATATAGAGGAATTAAAAAACGAGCGTCCAACAGAACCAGTGGTTTTTATGAAACCTGATTCGGCAGTTTTGTTGAAACAGCATCCGTTTGTAATTCCAGAGTTTTCTGAAGATGTTCATCACGAACTTGAAATAATCGTAAAGATTAATAAGGTTGGAAAATATATTGAGCCTAAATTTGCTCATAAATATTATGATGAAATTAGTGTTGGAATCGATTTTACAGCACGTGATCTGCAGAGTAAATTAAAAGAAAAGGGACTTCCTTGGGAAAAAGCCAAAGCGTTTGACGGTTCGGCAGTTATTGGCGATTTTTTGCCAAAAACTAATTTTGTTTCTATGGAAAATCTTAATTTTGAATTGAAAAAAAATGCAGAGACAGTTCAAAAAGGAAATTCAAACATGATGCTTTGGAAAATAGATGAACTGGTTTCTTATGTATCTCAATTTTTTACATTGAAAATTGGAGATATTATTTTTACAGGAACGCCAGAAGGTGTTGCAACTGTAAAACCAAATGATGTTTTAGAAGGCTTTTTAGAAGATAAAAAATTATTCAGAATACAAGTAAAATAA
- a CDS encoding undecaprenyl-phosphate glucose phosphotransferase: MARFGDLDKLFLKDEKTISLLANLIWIALLMQKDSHRIIRIEYIESILRRTIKKIFMHVALIVFFVVLLKYTDISRLRLLYFYLFFFALLVISRYVLMKILKYIRAKGYNFKKIIIVGANETGEKMRKILAKNLTYGYKFLGFFDQKNEIENHSIPITGGFDDVQEFIIREKVEEVYVALHIDNIEIINKLTKICEQNLVRIKFIPDFQLYTKSSKVEVAFYENTPVLMLRPEPLELTINRLIKKIFDLCFSILVIILIFPWLFPIVMLIIKLESPGPIFFRQDRSGRDNKSFSCFKFRSMYVNDLAHDKQAGKGDSRITKFGAFMRKTSIDELPQFFNVILGNMSVVGPRPHMVNLAKEYGELIDNYSVRHYAKPGITGWAQVNGYRGETKKLSDMENRVECDIWYIENWSLLLDIKIIIRTIMNIVQGEENAY, translated from the coding sequence ATGGCGAGATTTGGAGATTTAGACAAGCTTTTTTTAAAAGACGAAAAAACGATTTCATTATTGGCGAACCTAATCTGGATAGCTTTACTGATGCAAAAAGACTCTCATAGAATTATTAGGATAGAATATATCGAATCAATTTTAAGAAGAACAATTAAAAAGATTTTTATGCATGTTGCGTTAATAGTCTTTTTTGTGGTTCTTTTAAAATATACAGACATCTCCAGACTCAGGCTATTGTACTTTTACCTGTTTTTCTTTGCTTTGCTCGTGATCTCTCGTTATGTGTTAATGAAGATCTTAAAATATATTAGAGCTAAAGGATATAATTTTAAAAAAATCATCATTGTAGGGGCTAATGAAACTGGGGAAAAGATGCGCAAGATATTAGCTAAAAATTTAACCTACGGATACAAATTTTTAGGTTTTTTTGATCAAAAAAATGAAATTGAAAATCATTCTATTCCTATTACAGGAGGATTCGATGATGTACAAGAGTTTATTATTAGAGAAAAAGTAGAAGAAGTTTATGTGGCTCTGCATATAGACAATATTGAAATAATAAATAAGCTGACAAAAATATGTGAGCAAAATTTGGTAAGGATTAAATTTATTCCAGATTTCCAGTTGTACACAAAATCCAGTAAGGTTGAGGTAGCCTTTTACGAAAATACACCTGTTTTAATGCTGCGTCCTGAACCTTTAGAATTAACAATTAACAGACTCATAAAAAAAATATTTGACCTCTGTTTCTCGATACTCGTTATAATTTTAATCTTTCCCTGGCTATTCCCAATAGTAATGTTAATTATCAAATTAGAATCACCAGGGCCAATATTTTTCAGACAAGATCGTTCTGGTCGTGACAATAAATCGTTTTCATGTTTTAAATTTAGAAGTATGTACGTAAATGATTTGGCACACGATAAACAGGCAGGAAAAGGAGATTCACGTATAACAAAATTTGGGGCCTTTATGCGTAAAACAAGCATTGATGAGCTGCCTCAATTTTTCAATGTTATTTTAGGAAATATGTCTGTTGTTGGACCAAGGCCTCATATGGTCAATCTAGCTAAAGAATATGGGGAACTAATAGATAACTACTCTGTCCGCCATTATGCAAAACCTGGAATTACAGGTTGGGCCCAAGTAAATGGCTATCGAGGAGAAACAAAAAAGCTCTCTGATATGGAAAATAGAGTGGAATGCGATATTTGGTATATAGAAAACTGGAGTTTGTTATTAGATATTAAAATTATAATTAGAACAATTATGAATATTGTTCAAGGCGAAGAAAATGCTTATTGA
- a CDS encoding glycosyltransferase family 2 protein yields MQLSIIILNYNVRYFLEQCILSVQEAIAAIEAEIIVVDNNSSDESVLMMQEKFPEVTLIQNKENFGFPKGNNIGFRQAKGNYICILNPDTVVAEDTFTKVLAFAERQPNLGIIGCKLIDGTGNFLPESKRGIPTPWVAFTKVFGLYKIFPKIKLFNQYYAQHLSENETGKVDILVGAFMFLESKLYQDLNGFDEDCFMYADDIDLSYRALQKGKNNFYFHDTTVLHYKGESTIKDEKYMKRFQEAMNFFYAKHFKKSWFFSFFIQVGTWFFSIVKMFQGNVKEKPLPECYILYSENANLSEKLASILENKVSFLNLKKEKMVNSCLILKGKKTEIILDNQYVSFKKCINIIETLKDKNITFKIFPKRTAFIIGSNLRNGRGEIRKIK; encoded by the coding sequence ATGCAGTTATCGATTATTATTCTCAATTATAATGTCCGTTACTTTCTGGAGCAATGCATTTTAAGTGTTCAGGAAGCGATTGCTGCAATTGAGGCCGAAATTATTGTTGTAGATAATAATTCGTCAGACGAAAGTGTTTTGATGATGCAGGAAAAATTTCCAGAAGTTACTTTGATTCAAAACAAAGAAAATTTTGGTTTCCCGAAAGGGAATAATATTGGTTTTCGTCAAGCGAAAGGAAACTACATCTGTATATTAAATCCCGATACTGTTGTTGCAGAAGATACCTTTACGAAGGTTCTGGCTTTCGCCGAAAGGCAGCCCAATCTCGGCATTATAGGCTGTAAATTAATTGACGGGACAGGAAATTTTCTGCCAGAAAGTAAACGCGGTATTCCCACGCCTTGGGTTGCATTTACTAAAGTTTTTGGGTTGTATAAAATCTTTCCCAAAATAAAACTTTTTAATCAATATTACGCACAGCATTTAAGTGAAAACGAAACGGGAAAAGTTGATATTCTAGTTGGGGCTTTTATGTTTTTAGAAAGTAAATTATATCAAGATTTAAATGGTTTTGATGAAGATTGTTTTATGTATGCCGACGATATCGATTTGTCATATCGTGCGCTTCAGAAAGGGAAAAACAACTTTTATTTTCACGATACCACAGTTTTGCATTATAAGGGAGAAAGCACAATAAAAGACGAAAAATACATGAAACGTTTTCAGGAAGCTATGAATTTCTTTTATGCGAAACATTTTAAGAAATCATGGTTTTTTAGTTTTTTCATTCAAGTTGGAACTTGGTTTTTCTCTATTGTAAAAATGTTTCAGGGAAATGTAAAAGAAAAACCATTGCCAGAATGCTATATTTTGTACTCTGAAAATGCGAATTTATCTGAAAAACTAGCTTCGATTTTAGAAAATAAAGTTAGTTTTTTGAATTTGAAAAAAGAAAAAATGGTAAATTCGTGCCTGATTTTAAAGGGTAAAAAGACAGAGATCATTTTGGATAATCAATATGTTTCATTCAAAAAATGTATCAATATAATAGAAACTCTTAAAGATAAGAACATTACTTTTAAGATTTTCCCTAAAAGAACAGCTTTTATTATTGGAAGTAATTTAAGAAATGGGAGAGGGGAAATCAGAAAAATTAAGTAA
- a CDS encoding DUF5009 domain-containing protein, with protein sequence MKIKTNLFNQRIISIDALRGITIFVMIFVNELASIQNVPQWMKHMPADADAMTFVDLVFPAFLFIVGMSIPFAFNARLLKGDTTKTIWTHTFKRALALIIIGVFMVNAEYGYDASKMIIAPAFWGLLAYAMPIPIWNKYPRDFPFWLKNVLQYGGILVLIALYFLYIQDTGERGMTPKWWGILGLIGWAYLFTVVYYWLVSGNLWAMIGFLVFCVVMNSLNLTENSFVQNISWLSFIAGHLTHAALASAGIIISLLFFDRKIENKMNWPVIGFIVLFFTVGFALRPYFGISKIHGTPSWTMLSAGICTILFYFLYWLMEVKKQTKWSDFFMPAAANPLLIYILPGVIYYFCKAFNIHIIPGYFREGVPGIIWSLVFSTIMLFVMKILNKYKIQLHL encoded by the coding sequence ATGAAAATAAAAACGAATTTGTTTAATCAGAGAATTATTTCTATAGATGCTTTGCGTGGAATTACAATTTTTGTAATGATTTTTGTAAATGAACTGGCAAGTATTCAAAATGTTCCTCAATGGATGAAACACATGCCTGCAGATGCAGATGCAATGACTTTTGTAGATTTAGTTTTTCCTGCTTTTTTATTTATTGTCGGAATGTCAATTCCGTTTGCTTTTAATGCCAGATTACTAAAAGGAGATACTACAAAAACAATTTGGACCCATACTTTCAAACGAGCTTTGGCACTTATAATTATTGGTGTTTTTATGGTTAATGCCGAATATGGTTATGATGCTTCTAAAATGATAATTGCACCTGCTTTTTGGGGACTTTTGGCGTATGCCATGCCAATTCCGATTTGGAATAAATATCCCAGAGATTTTCCTTTCTGGCTCAAAAATGTACTTCAATACGGTGGAATTTTGGTTTTAATTGCACTTTACTTTCTGTACATTCAAGACACGGGAGAAAGAGGAATGACTCCAAAATGGTGGGGAATTTTAGGACTTATAGGATGGGCATATCTTTTTACAGTGGTTTATTATTGGCTGGTGTCTGGAAATCTTTGGGCAATGATCGGATTTTTAGTTTTTTGCGTGGTAATGAATTCTTTAAATCTTACCGAAAATTCATTTGTTCAAAACATTTCATGGCTCAGCTTTATTGCAGGTCATCTTACACATGCTGCTTTAGCCTCTGCAGGGATAATTATTTCGTTATTGTTTTTTGACCGAAAAATCGAAAACAAAATGAATTGGCCGGTTATTGGTTTTATAGTTTTGTTTTTTACCGTTGGATTTGCTCTCCGACCTTATTTCGGGATATCAAAAATACACGGAACTCCATCTTGGACAATGCTGTCAGCAGGAATTTGCACAATCTTATTTTACTTTCTGTATTGGTTAATGGAAGTTAAAAAACAGACAAAATGGAGTGACTTTTTTATGCCGGCCGCTGCAAATCCGTTATTGATTTATATTTTGCCGGGCGTTATTTATTATTTCTGTAAAGCATTCAATATTCATATTATTCCGGGATATTTTAGAGAGGGAGTTCCTGGGATTATTTGGTCTTTGGTATTTTCTACGATTATGCTTTTCGTGATGAAAATCTTGAACAAATATAAAATTCAGCTGCATCTTTAG
- a CDS encoding Hpt domain-containing protein translates to MALKYNLSKVYALSDNDPEFVNEILNLFVTEVPEDLKQIKEGIKKKDHKYAYSYAHKIKPTLDLMGLNVAFEEILQVEAWTKAEGKKKDIIETFKSIKIQVKEAIKEIKKDFDL, encoded by the coding sequence ATGGCTTTAAAATACAACCTTTCGAAAGTGTATGCGCTTTCAGACAACGATCCTGAATTTGTAAACGAAATTTTAAATTTATTTGTTACAGAAGTTCCCGAAGATTTGAAACAAATTAAAGAGGGAATAAAGAAAAAGGATCATAAATATGCCTATTCATATGCGCACAAAATAAAGCCTACTTTAGATTTAATGGGACTAAATGTGGCTTTTGAAGAGATTTTGCAAGTTGAAGCTTGGACAAAAGCAGAAGGTAAGAAAAAAGATATAATTGAAACTTTTAAAAGTATTAAAATACAAGTTAAAGAAGCAATCAAAGAGATCAAAAAAGACTTTGATTTGTAA
- a CDS encoding 3'-5' exonuclease — protein sequence MELKLNKPICFFDLETTGIDIGKDRIVEISIFKVFPNGNKESKTWLVNPTIPIPPQTTAVHGITDEKVANEPTFAELAPQVHNMIKDSDLGGFNSDRFDIPLLAEELLRAGVDFDMKNKVSVDVQTIFHKMEERTLSAALKFYCGKSLENAHSAEADTMATYEILKAQLDRYPELENDMRSLSEFTTRKKIADFAGMIAFDKDDEEIFTFGKHKGAKVEKVLEAEPGYFSWIQNADFPLYTKKVLTAIKLRKLNTK from the coding sequence ATGGAACTCAAACTAAACAAGCCAATTTGCTTTTTTGATCTCGAAACAACGGGAATTGATATCGGTAAAGATAGAATCGTAGAAATTTCAATATTTAAAGTTTTTCCTAACGGAAATAAAGAAAGTAAAACCTGGTTGGTTAATCCAACAATTCCAATTCCTCCGCAAACAACGGCAGTTCATGGTATTACAGATGAAAAAGTAGCCAACGAACCAACCTTTGCAGAGCTTGCTCCGCAAGTTCATAATATGATAAAAGATAGTGATTTGGGTGGTTTTAACTCAGATCGTTTTGATATTCCGCTTCTCGCAGAAGAATTGCTTCGTGCAGGAGTAGATTTTGATATGAAAAATAAAGTTTCTGTAGATGTTCAGACTATTTTTCATAAAATGGAAGAACGTACTTTAAGTGCTGCTTTGAAGTTTTATTGTGGAAAAAGTCTGGAAAATGCACACTCGGCAGAAGCAGATACAATGGCGACTTATGAAATTTTAAAAGCGCAGTTAGATCGTTATCCAGAATTGGAAAATGATATGAGATCGTTGTCTGAATTCACAACCCGTAAAAAAATAGCAGATTTTGCCGGAATGATCGCTTTTGATAAAGACGATGAAGAAATTTTTACTTTTGGAAAACATAAAGGTGCTAAAGTTGAAAAAGTTTTAGAAGCAGAGCCAGGATATTTCAGCTGGATCCAAAATGCTGATTTTCCTTTATATACCAAAAAAGTATTAACAGCAATTAAATTAAGAAAATTAAATACGAAATAA
- a CDS encoding dihydrolipoamide acetyltransferase family protein yields MARFELKLPKMGESVAEATITNWLKEVGDKIEADEAVLEIATDKVDSEVPSEVSGILVEQLFGKDDLVQVGQTIAIIETEGGAAPAPETSSVEETAVPEAAAEIEKTIEAVKETVTTAEDFSGSEKFFSPLVKNIAKEENISLNELENMAGSGKDGRVTKEDILKYIEDRKSGVTASPQTVEAPKPIVEAPKAVQTPEPVVQKSQQAVPVSVNGGDEIVEMDRMRKLISGYMTASVQTSAHVQSFIEVDVTNIVKWRDKVKTAFEKREGEKLTFTPIMMEAVAKALKDFPGMNISVDGDYIIKKKNINLGMAAALPNGNLIVPVIKNADQLNLVGMAKAVNDLGNRAKAGKLKPDDTQGGTYTVTNVGTFGSVFGTPIINQPQVGILALGAIRKVPAVIETPEGDFIGIRQKMFLSHSYDHRVVDGALGGSFVKRVAEYLEAFDVDRDF; encoded by the coding sequence ATGGCAAGATTTGAATTAAAGCTTCCAAAAATGGGAGAAAGTGTCGCTGAAGCAACTATTACAAATTGGTTGAAAGAAGTTGGAGACAAAATTGAAGCTGATGAAGCAGTACTTGAAATTGCAACAGATAAGGTTGACAGTGAAGTACCTAGCGAAGTATCAGGAATTTTAGTTGAGCAGTTGTTTGGTAAAGATGATTTGGTACAAGTAGGGCAGACTATTGCTATTATTGAAACTGAAGGCGGTGCGGCACCAGCTCCAGAAACAAGTTCGGTTGAAGAAACTGCTGTTCCTGAAGCGGCGGCTGAAATTGAAAAAACAATTGAAGCAGTAAAAGAAACTGTAACCACTGCAGAAGATTTTTCAGGATCAGAAAAATTCTTTTCTCCATTAGTAAAAAACATCGCGAAAGAAGAAAATATCTCTCTAAATGAGTTAGAAAACATGGCTGGATCTGGAAAAGACGGCCGAGTTACAAAAGAAGATATTTTAAAATATATAGAAGATCGTAAATCTGGTGTTACAGCATCACCACAAACAGTTGAAGCTCCTAAACCTATTGTTGAAGCGCCAAAAGCAGTTCAGACACCAGAGCCAGTTGTACAAAAAAGTCAGCAGGCGGTTCCAGTTTCTGTAAATGGAGGCGACGAAATTGTAGAAATGGACAGAATGCGTAAACTGATTTCAGGATACATGACAGCTTCGGTTCAAACTTCTGCTCACGTACAATCGTTTATTGAAGTAGACGTAACAAACATTGTAAAATGGAGAGATAAAGTAAAAACAGCTTTCGAAAAAAGAGAAGGCGAAAAACTTACTTTTACTCCAATTATGATGGAAGCCGTTGCAAAAGCATTGAAAGATTTCCCTGGAATGAATATTTCTGTCGATGGCGATTATATCATCAAAAAGAAAAATATCAATTTAGGAATGGCAGCAGCACTGCCAAACGGGAATTTAATTGTTCCTGTAATTAAAAATGCAGATCAACTAAATCTTGTTGGAATGGCAAAAGCGGTTAACGATTTAGGAAACCGTGCGAAAGCTGGAAAACTGAAACCAGACGATACGCAAGGAGGAACTTATACAGTTACAAATGTGGGAACATTTGGAAGTGTTTTTGGAACGCCAATTATCAATCAGCCTCAAGTGGGAATTTTGGCGCTTGGAGCGATTCGTAAAGTTCCAGCAGTAATAGAAACTCCAGAAGGAGATTTTATTGGAATCCGTCAAAAAATGTTCTTGTCGCACTCTTACGATCATAGAGTTGTAGATGGGGCATTAGGAGGAAGTTTTGTGAAAAGAGTAGCAGAATATTTAGAAGCTTTCGATGTAGATAGAGATTTCTAA
- a CDS encoding CpsB/CapC family capsule biosynthesis tyrosine phosphatase, with protein MFTFFKSKPALKDLLDGSFVDIHSHLIPGIDDGAKSLAKSIELTKSFQKLGISQIITTPHISHYVWNNSSEIIQSKLQETQNALEENQIKIPFKAAAEYFMDDWFERHFRTEKLLTLKDNYVLVEMSYINAPVQLYKILFDLQVAGYIPVLAHPERYLFYHKNFNEYDKLKKAGCKFQLNLLSVVGYYGSEINKTAEQLLKKGMYDFAGTDIHHNKHIRSFEQKVNVSSVSVLKEVIANNSFFKI; from the coding sequence ATGTTCACATTCTTTAAATCGAAACCTGCATTAAAAGACTTGCTTGACGGCAGTTTTGTTGACATTCATTCTCACCTTATACCAGGAATTGATGATGGTGCTAAATCTCTTGCGAAATCTATTGAACTTACTAAATCTTTTCAAAAATTAGGAATAAGTCAAATTATCACGACACCGCATATCAGTCATTATGTTTGGAATAACTCTTCTGAAATTATACAATCAAAACTTCAGGAAACACAAAATGCATTAGAAGAAAATCAAATAAAAATACCTTTTAAGGCTGCTGCTGAATATTTTATGGATGATTGGTTTGAAAGGCACTTTAGAACTGAAAAGCTTTTAACTTTAAAAGATAATTACGTACTGGTAGAAATGTCATACATTAATGCTCCTGTACAGCTTTATAAGATACTTTTTGATTTACAAGTAGCAGGATATATTCCTGTTCTGGCTCACCCGGAAAGATATTTGTTTTATCATAAAAACTTTAATGAATATGATAAATTAAAAAAGGCGGGGTGTAAATTTCAATTAAACTTACTTTCTGTTGTTGGGTATTATGGAAGTGAGATTAACAAGACAGCAGAACAGCTTCTAAAAAAGGGAATGTACGATTTTGCAGGAACTGATATACATCATAATAAGCATATCAGATCTTTTGAACAAAAAGTGAATGTTAGTAGTGTTTCTGTTTTGAAAGAAGTAATTGCAAATAATTCTTTTTTTAAGATTTAA